The DNA sequence CGGGGTGTCCCAGCAGGCCGCGGAGGCCGGGTTCGAGACCCACGCCTGGCAACTGGCCTGGTCGTTGGCGGAGTTCCTGGACCAGTTCGGCCACTGGCACGACCAGCGCTCCGTGCACCGCATCGCCCTGGCCGCGGCCCACCGGATCTCCGACCTCACCGGCCAGGCCCACGCCTGCCACGGCCTCGGCCTCGCCGATCTGCGGATGGGCCGCTACGACCGGGCCCGCGGCCATCTGATGCGCGCCCTGAACCTGCACCGCGAGACCGGCGACACCATCGGCCAGGCCATGGTCCACGTCGCGCTCAACGTGGCCAGCGAGCGGCAGGGCCGCCACGACGAGGGGCTGGACCACGCGCTGCGCTCCCTGCAGCTGTACCGCGCGGCGGGCCACCGCAGCGGTGAGGCGTACGCCCTGAACAACGTCGGCTGGGCGTACGCCATGCTGGGCGACTTCCAGCAGACCCTCGTCCACTGCGAGAAGGCGCTGAACATGCTGCGCGAGGCGGAGGACGGGCGCGGTGAGTCCGCGGCCTGGGACAGCCTCGGCTACGCCCACAGCCACGTCGGCGACCACGAGCAGGCCATCACCTGCTACCGGAACGCCGTGGAGCTGCGGCGCGGCCGGGGCGAGCGGGTCCGGGAGGCGGAATCCCTCCACCGGCTCGGCAGCGCGCAGCTGGCGGCCGGGGACCGGGCCGGGGCCCGCCGCAGCTGGCGGCAGGCCCTGAGCCGTTTCGACACCCTCGGCCACCCCGACGCCCACCGGGTCCGGGACGGGCTCACCCGGCTGGGCGGGCCCGACGACTGACGGGCGTGGGGTGGCTCCGGCGACCACCGGGCCCGGCGACCGACGGGCGTGGGGTGGGTCCGGCGCGCGTCAGCTGAACGGAATGCGCACGTACGACTGGTTGCCGATGCCGAGGGTGCTGGCGCCGTTGCCGATCGCGTTCCAGACCTCGACGCGGACCTTGCCGCCCGAGAGGTTGGACAGCGCCGCGCCGGTCGTGGACTTCACGCCGCGGGCCTGGGTGTAGTGCTCATAGCCCGGAACCGGGTCGGTGGCGAAGTACTGGTAGGTCTCGGCGCGGTCCCAGGTCCCGTCGCCCGTGAAGTCGTAACTGACCCTGACCTGCGTGCCGTTGGCGACCGTGGTCCCCGCGTCCACGAACAGGTCGAAGGCGGTCGAGCCGCCGCTGTACGTCCTGGTGATCCCGGACGAGACGTACGTCTGCGGCTGGTACGGCGTCCCGTCGTGGTTGGTGCCGCCCGCCGAGGCCAGGGTCGCCGAGCTCGCGGACGCCGCTTCGCCGAGCGCGCCGCCGGTGCGCAGGTACTGGGTGGCCGAGCCGCCGGGCTCGGTGCCGCCGCCTCCGCCCCGGGTCCACACCGCCACGTAGTCCACCAGCATCGGGTGGCCGGGGTCGGTGGCGGCGGTGGGCGTCCTGGAGCCCTGGACGCCGTCGGGGAAGCCGCCGCCGATCGCCACGTTCAGCAGCAGGAAGTAGCCCGCGTGGTCGGTCATGTTCGACCAGGTGGCGGCGTCCACCTGGCTCTGGCTGACGCTGTGGAACTGGGTGCCGTCCACGTACCAGCGCAGTTGGTTGGGCGAGGTGGAGCGGTCCCATTCGAAGCGGTAGGTGTGGAACGCGGACTGGCAGCTGGCGCCGGGGCAGGCGCGGTTGGCGCCGAGGCCGTTGGTCTCCTGGCACGGGCCGCCGGGGTTGGTGCCGCAGTGCAGGGTGCCCCAGACGGAGTTAATGCCGTTGACGTTCTCCATGAAGTCGAACTCGCCGATGCCCGGCCAGTTCTGGTAGTTGCCCCGGTAGGGGCTGCCCAGCGCCCAGAAGGCGGGCCAGTAGCCGAGGGCGGCGCTCCCGGTCACGTTGGGCATCTGGATCCGGCCCTCGACCCGCAGCACGCCCCCGGCCGGTGCCTTGAAGTCGGCGCGCTTGGTCTCGATGCGCGCCGAGGTCCAGTTGCCGGCGCCGTCGCGGAGCGGGGTGATGCGGAGGTTGCCGCTGCCGTCGAGGCTGAGGTTGCTGGTGGAACTGGTGTAGCTCTGCACCTCGCCGGTGCCCCAGTTGGCGGGGCCGCCGGGGTAGTTGTGCCCGGTGTCGATCTGCCAGTTGGCGGAGGAGGGGAGGGTGTTCGCGGAGCCGTTGAAGTCGTCGCCCCACTGGAGGGTCCAGTCGGGCACCGACGGTATGTCGGCGCGGGCCGTGGCCGCGCCGAGGAGGGCCAGTGCGGTGGCGGTGAGCGCGGCGAGGGTGGATCTGAGCCGGTGGCGGCGGATGCGCATGAGGGGACCTCCAGAGGGGGGTGAGAGCGCTCTCACCCCTCTCTTTAGGCGTGCCCACGTCAGGCGTCAATCGTTTGCGCGCAATATGCGCAAGGACGGCTCGCGCCCGGCTGCTCGTGCCAGGCTGTTCTTGCCCGGCGCGACGCTCAGGCGGGCCGCAGCCAGATCGTGGCCAGCGGCGGCAGTACCGGCAGTACGGAGGCCGGACGGCCGTGCCACCCCGTGGCCTCGGCCTTCAGCGGTTCGGAGTTGGCGACCCCGCTGCCGCCGTAGCGCCGGTCGTCGGTGTTCAGCACCTCACGCCACATCGGCACCGCATCCGGCACCCCGATGCGGTACTCAGGGCGCACCACCGGGGAGAAGTTGCTGATGGCGAGCAGCGGGGAGCCCTCGGCGTCGAACCGGAGGAAGGCGAAGACGTTGTCCTCGCGGGCGTCGCCCTCCACCCAGGAGAAGCCCTCGGGGCTGGTGTCCCGCTGCCACAGCGCGGGCGTGGCCGCGTACACCCGGTTGAGGTCGCGGACCAGGTCGCGGACGCCCCGGTGGTCGGGTTCGGCGGAGTACGACGGGTCCAGCAGCCACCAGTCGGGCCCATGGGCCTCCGACCACTCGGCGCCCTGGGCGAACTCCTGCCCCATGAACAGCAGTTGCTTGCCCGGATGGGCCCACATGAAGCCGAGGTACGCGCGGTGGTCGGCGCGCCGCTGCCACCAGTCGCCGGGCATCTTCGACACCAGGGACCGCTTGCCGTGCACCACCTCGTCGTGGGAGATCGGCAGCACGTAGTTCTCGCTGTACGCGTACACCATCGAGAAGGTCATCTCGTGGTGGTGGTGCTTGCGGTGCACCGGCTCATGCGCCAGATAGCCCAGCGAGTCGTGCATCCACCCCATGTTCCACTTCAGCCCGAAGCCGAGGCCGCCGAAGCCGCTGGGGCCCGTGTGATGGGTGGCCCGGGTGACCCCGTCCCACGCGGTCGACTCCTCGGCGATGGTGACCACCCCCGGACAGCGGCGGTAGACGGTCGCGTTCATCTCCTGGAGGAAGGCGACCGCGTCCAGGTTCTCCCGGCCGCCGTGCGCGTTGGGCGTCCACTGGCCGGGCTCACGGGAGTAGTCGAGGTAGAGCATGGAGGCGACGGCGTCCACCCGCAGACCGTCGATGTGGAACTCCTCGCACCAGTAGACGGCGTTCGCGACCAGGAAATTGCGCACCTCGGTGCGGCCGTAGTCGAATTCCAGCGTGCCCCAGTCGGGATGCGCCGCCCGCAGCGGGTCGGCGGGCTCGTACAGCGGCCGGCCGTCGAACTCCGCGAGCGCCCACTCGTCCTTGGGGAAGTGCGCGGGCACCCAGTCCACCAGGACCCCGATGCCCGCCTGATGCAACGCGTCGACCAGGAACTTGAAGTCGTCGGGGGTGCCCAGCCGGGCCGTGGGCGCGTAGAAACCGGTGACCTGGTAGCCCCAGGAGCCGCCGAAGGGGTGCTCGGCCACCGGCATCAGCTCGACATGGGTGAAGCCCAGGTCCTTGACGTACGCCGGCAGCTGCTGCGCCAGTTGCCGGTAGGTCAGCCCCGGCCGCCAGGACGGCAGATGCACCTCGTAGACGGAGAACGGCAGCTCATGGACGCGCCCACCTTTTCGCCGCGCCATCCACGCCCCATCGCCCCAGCGGTGGTGCGAGGCGTGGACGACGGAGGCGGTGGCGGGCGGGCACTCGGTGCGCCGCGCCATCGGGTCGGCGCGCAGGGTGTGGCCGCCGTCGGGGCGGGTGATCTCGAACTTGTAGAGCGCGCCCTCGCCGACACCGGGCAGGAACAGCTCCCACACACCGCTGCCGCCCAGCGAGCGCATCGGCAGGGCGGTGCCGTCCCAGTAGCTGAAGTCGCCGGTCAGCCGCACCCCGAGGGCATTGGGCGCCCATACGGTGAAGCGGGTGCCGGACACGCCCTGGTGGGTCATCGGACGCGCGCCCAGCGCCCGCCACAGCTCCTCGTGGCGGCCCTCGCCGATCAGGTGCAGATCGAACGGGCCGAGGGCGGGCAGGAAGCGATACGGGTCGTGCAGCTCCAGCTCGGCCTCCTCGTACGACACGAGCAGCCGGTAGTCCGGGATCTCCCGGAGCGGCAGCACCCCGGAGAACAGCCCGTCCCCCTCGGCCCGCAGCCGGGCGCGCAGCCCGGCGGCGGTGACGGTCACCGACCGGGCGTACGGACGCAAGGTCCGGAAGAGCACACCGCCGCGCACGGGGTGGGCGCCGAGCAGCGCGTGCGGATCGTGGTGCGCGCCGTCCAGCAGCCGCCGCCGCTCCTCGTCCCCGAGCGCGGGCGCGGCCCGCACGCCCCGCTCGGCGTACGCCTCGTCCTCCGGCCGGTCGCCCCCGGCCACCGGCCGCCCGGTGACCCGCGACGGCTCGGCCCCGCCGCCGCGCTCCTCGTGCTGCCCCTCGTCCGCACGCGGCGCGCGGGGCACGGGCGGGGCGCCGTAGGACACCTGCCCCTCGCTGCCGGGGCGGCGGCTGTCGGCGGCTGCCCGCCGCCCCGGCCCGTCGCCGCCGACGAACGCCCCCCGGCCCGGCCCGCCGCCGACGGCCGCCTCCTGCCCGGCCGGCCCCGCCTCCGGGGCCGCCGCGTCGGCGGGGTTCTCGTGGCCCGGCCGGTCCGGGGCCGGGTGTTCGGCCCCGGCCGTCGCTTCCTGCGGATGCGGACGGGTACGGCCGGGGAGGAACGTCGGCGGGACCGCCGGGCCGGTCGGGGCGCCGGGGGCGGCGGGCGGGTGGCCCGGTCCCTTGTCGGACGGGTGCTGGCCGGACGGCGGTCGTGCGGTCACGGGATGGTCCTCCCGGGGGTGTCGGGGGTCGGAGGTCGGAAGCGGGGGTCGGGCGGGGCCGTCAGGCGGCGGCCGGGGTCCGGACCTGGTGCCGCTCGGCGGTCCCGGGCTCAGTCGTGGGCGTTGGCGAGGCGGCGGATGGCGGTCATGGGGACGGGGAGCCAGTCGGGACGGTGCCGCGCCTCGTAGAGCACCTCGTAGACGGCCTTGTCGGTCTCGTGGGCGCGCAGCAGCTCCGGCTCGTCGCGCGGATCGGTGCCGGAGGCGTCGGCGTAGCCCGCGCAGTACGCGGCGCGGGTGCGGCCGGCCCACTCCTGCGGGCGCTCATGGCGTCCGACGGCCGCCGCGTAGTCGAAGGACCGCAGCATGCCCGCGATATCGCGTACCGGCGGCTGCGGACGGCGCCGCTCGGCCAGCGGACGGGACGGCTCGCCCTCGAAGTCGATCAGGGACCACCGGCCGCCTCCTTCACGCCCGCCGCCGTCCCAGGTCAGCAGCGCCTGCCCCAGGTGCAGATCGCCGTGGATGCGCTGGGCCGCCCAGGTGCGGCCCGCGCGCCCCAGCGCGGCCAGGTCCCCGTACGCCCCGTGCAGCGCGGCGCGGTACGGCTGGAGGGCGGGCACCGCGGCGGCGGCCGAGTCCAGCCGCTCGCTCATGGTGGCGGCCAGGTGCTCGATCTGCGGGCGGCGCAGCACAGCGGTGGGCAGTGCGCGGGCCATCGCCAGATGGACCTCGGCGGTGGCGCGTCCCAGCGCGCGGGCGGCGTCGGTGAAGTCGCCCCGGGCGGCCAGGGTGTCCAGCGCGAGCTGCCAGCCGTCCCGGGAGCCGGTCAGGAAGGGTTGCAGCACCCCCAGGGTGAACGGTTCCGGGCGCGGCCCGGCGGTGCCCTCGGCGGGTGGTTCGGCCTCGAACCAGGCGGCGGGCGCGGGCACCCGGGAGCAGCCGGTGCGGGCGAGCGCGAGGGGGAGTTCCAGGTCGGGGTTGGTGCCGGGACTGACCCGGCGGAACAGCTTGAGAACAAACGTATCGCCGTAGACCACCGACGAGTTGGACTGTTCGGCCGTCATCAGCCGGGGCGTGAGCGCGGCGGGGATGGCGCTGGACGGCTCCCGTACGAAGCGCAGCGGGCCGAGCCGGCCGGGCATCCGCAGCCGTTCCAGCAGCAGTGTGGTGAGCCGCGGGTCGGACAGCGCCTCGTAGACCGCCTGCCCGTCCAGCGGCCCGCCACTGGGCCGGCCGACGAGCGCGGGGGCGAGCGGCGGCGGAAGGGTGGGGCGCACTCCGAGCAGGATCTGGTAGCAGTCGCTGGCCGCCGCCCCGCGCCGGTGGCCGCAGCCGAAGCCGTGCCGGTGGCCGGGCGGCTCGGGCTGCTGGGCGCGGATGAGCAGGTGGAGCAGTCCGGGCGTGCTTCCGCTCGTGGCCCACGGCAGCAGCTCGGTGGCGCAGACCAGCGCGAAGCCGGTGACGGGACGGCCCTTGCCCGCGAACCAGCGCTGCCGGGGCAGCCACTCGGCGAGCAGCGGCGCGAGCGAGGCGAGCAG is a window from the Streptomyces luomodiensis genome containing:
- a CDS encoding glycoside hydrolase family 16 protein — encoded protein: MRIRRHRLRSTLAALTATALALLGAATARADIPSVPDWTLQWGDDFNGSANTLPSSANWQIDTGHNYPGGPANWGTGEVQSYTSSTSNLSLDGSGNLRITPLRDGAGNWTSARIETKRADFKAPAGGVLRVEGRIQMPNVTGSAALGYWPAFWALGSPYRGNYQNWPGIGEFDFMENVNGINSVWGTLHCGTNPGGPCQETNGLGANRACPGASCQSAFHTYRFEWDRSTSPNQLRWYVDGTQFHSVSQSQVDAATWSNMTDHAGYFLLLNVAIGGGFPDGVQGSRTPTAATDPGHPMLVDYVAVWTRGGGGGTEPGGSATQYLRTGGALGEAASASSATLASAGGTNHDGTPYQPQTYVSSGITRTYSGGSTAFDLFVDAGTTVANGTQVRVSYDFTGDGTWDRAETYQYFATDPVPGYEHYTQARGVKSTTGAALSNLSGGKVRVEVWNAIGNGASTLGIGNQSYVRIPFS
- a CDS encoding maltokinase N-terminal cap-like domain-containing protein; translated protein: MPEAPFSRGAQHPPTAAPLATAAAAGPSGLLASLAPLLAEWLPRQRWFAGKGRPVTGFALVCATELLPWATSGSTPGLLHLLIRAQQPEPPGHRHGFGCGHRRGAAASDCYQILLGVRPTLPPPLAPALVGRPSGGPLDGQAVYEALSDPRLTTLLLERLRMPGRLGPLRFVREPSSAIPAALTPRLMTAEQSNSSVVYGDTFVLKLFRRVSPGTNPDLELPLALARTGCSRVPAPAAWFEAEPPAEGTAGPRPEPFTLGVLQPFLTGSRDGWQLALDTLAARGDFTDAARALGRATAEVHLAMARALPTAVLRRPQIEHLAATMSERLDSAAAAVPALQPYRAALHGAYGDLAALGRAGRTWAAQRIHGDLHLGQALLTWDGGGREGGGRWSLIDFEGEPSRPLAERRRPQPPVRDIAGMLRSFDYAAAVGRHERPQEWAGRTRAAYCAGYADASGTDPRDEPELLRAHETDKAVYEVLYEARHRPDWLPVPMTAIRRLANAHD
- the glgB gene encoding 1,4-alpha-glucan branching enzyme; this translates as MRAAPALGDEERRRLLDGAHHDPHALLGAHPVRGGVLFRTLRPYARSVTVTAAGLRARLRAEGDGLFSGVLPLREIPDYRLLVSYEEAELELHDPYRFLPALGPFDLHLIGEGRHEELWRALGARPMTHQGVSGTRFTVWAPNALGVRLTGDFSYWDGTALPMRSLGGSGVWELFLPGVGEGALYKFEITRPDGGHTLRADPMARRTECPPATASVVHASHHRWGDGAWMARRKGGRVHELPFSVYEVHLPSWRPGLTYRQLAQQLPAYVKDLGFTHVELMPVAEHPFGGSWGYQVTGFYAPTARLGTPDDFKFLVDALHQAGIGVLVDWVPAHFPKDEWALAEFDGRPLYEPADPLRAAHPDWGTLEFDYGRTEVRNFLVANAVYWCEEFHIDGLRVDAVASMLYLDYSREPGQWTPNAHGGRENLDAVAFLQEMNATVYRRCPGVVTIAEESTAWDGVTRATHHTGPSGFGGLGFGLKWNMGWMHDSLGYLAHEPVHRKHHHHEMTFSMVYAYSENYVLPISHDEVVHGKRSLVSKMPGDWWQRRADHRAYLGFMWAHPGKQLLFMGQEFAQGAEWSEAHGPDWWLLDPSYSAEPDHRGVRDLVRDLNRVYAATPALWQRDTSPEGFSWVEGDAREDNVFAFLRFDAEGSPLLAISNFSPVVRPEYRIGVPDAVPMWREVLNTDDRRYGGSGVANSEPLKAEATGWHGRPASVLPVLPPLATIWLRPA